From Arachis hypogaea cultivar Tifrunner chromosome 3, arahy.Tifrunner.gnm2.J5K5, whole genome shotgun sequence:
taggattttttttttctaaattttttgacaTTTGGTTCTGTTCTGCTGCAGCTGTGGTAGTGCTCAGCTACTAATATGTGGTGCTCATTTTGAGTTCATTCTTTGCTAAATCTCGTTTGGCAGAGAATACCCTTAGATTTTTTGCAAGGTGACAAATTTAGAGCAGCAGCAAATAATTACATTAGGCCTCTTCTAACTAAGGTATTCAAGTTTCTTTTCAGCTTTAAATTATGCCTCGTTTAGGCTTCTCAAAGTTGATTGTGATTTCTTTCTTTTGTATTCTCTCCAGGGAATTCCATTACAAATAAATCACAAAACCCCTCATAATACATTAAgagttcttttcttctttttggtgacttattcatttttataatttatatagggTGGAAAAATAACCCCCCTTCAACTCTTATGTGGACTTTGTTTTTGTTGGCTCAGGTTTGTAGCTAGTTTTCATATTGGTTTTTTGACtattttttctttcccttctaTTTTGGCCTATTTATGAGGATTTTTGTTGGTGCAGCATTATGACAGATGAGGCCAATATAAAGTTGCTCTTTCCAAAATTGATGAGGCCATAGAACACACACCTACTGTATGTTATTGATCTATATTCTGTCAAGGTTtgctttttaataattttctaagattagtttttttttttcaagtcctTTTATGTTGTAAAGCTTTGTATTTTAAGTTCACTTAACAGACTATAACTACAATGTAGTTGAAGCATAAGTTTCGGTTAAGTGGGTCAACTTTTAGCATTTGTATATGGCACTAATTTACAACAGAGCTAAACTAAGTAAATTGAGACTGAATTTGGAACTAACCATGATTTCTTCAAATGCCTAGAATATTATGTGTCACTTATCTCATTTTAGATTGAAATGCTTAgtatattatttgtcgctttatAGGCTATAGCATTAACGGTGGTATCTATTGGTGTTGTTGTGGCTACGGTGACTGATCTGCAGTTCCATTTTTCGGTGCATATGCGGCATTGGCGTGGATTGTACTGAGTGTTGTAAATAAAATCCTCTGGTCTCGGCTGCAGCAGCAAGAGAACTGGACAGCTTTGTCCTGAGTAATTTTTATCATTATTACTTCCTTTTAATGCCAATATCTCTGTgctttctatctatttatttgcATTAAATGATTTATTTCTTTGTTTTGTCTAATTTATGCATTCATTAACAGTCTGATGTGGAAAATAATACCTATTACATTGATTTTCCTGGCTACTATGATGCCCTGCTTAGACCCTCTGGGTGTCCTCTCCTTTGATTGGAACTGTGGAAACACACCCGTGATATTTTTGGCTCGACAATTCTTGGATTCTTGCTTCAGTGGTCTGGTGCTTTAGCATTAAGGTAAGTGAATGTTCTAATTactaaataattttgttttaaaataaaattaggatttcaatttcttgtttccATATACCTTTGCTTCCCTTTTAATGGTACTTATTAGTGTTCGGTGAGAAGCATGCAATTCCCACGATTATGTCACAAATATCTAGTTAAACAGATTAATGAAAAGACACTAAATTATGCAAATCTCTACCACTATGACCGTCCTCAAGATCTTGGGTTGAGATACAATGGATTATTGAACCGCCAAGTAGTGTAAGTACCACTCTTTTCTTTCTTAAGCAACAATTTTGATGGTACTTGTTACTTATAAATGCATAAAATTTGGCACAAGAATGAATTTGCAGACTATGCAGAATTTTGGTTTAAGACATTTGGGGATAGAGCGAAGAACTGGATAACATTCAATGAACTAAGAGTGGTAGATGCTCTTGGCTAAGATAATGGCTTCTTTGCCTCTAGAAGGTGTTCAAAGGAATATAGGATTAGCTCACAAAATGGATCACAAAATACATTTGGAATGTTAAATTGATGGGTTGAAGTATATAGGATTAGATAAATTCAGTCTTAGGGTTATATGCATAATAGGCTACTACTTGTCTGCTTATTCAAGAAAATACAGTGTATTAGAAAGCTCACATTGGATTAAAGAACTGAACTTATTTATGGAATAATGTCTATAGCATATTGGTGTGCATCaaaattattctcttcctattggTATATGCAAtttcttatttcttattttatattttgtctcaataaaaaaatacaaatataaaggCACACATACACtatgatttaaaattatatatgaagATTGCAAGGTTTTATTAGGAAGATTAGAAAAGAACAATAGCTTATTGAATAAACTTATAGCCACGCTTAAAAAGGGTGGCCATATTGTATAGTTGAGTCAATGACCACGCTAAAAAAATGGCAATAACCGAAAAAAACCCTTATTGGCACGCTTATTAAGCATAGCAATAACTTTTTCTATcagcacgcttcaaaagcgtagcTATATCTTCACCTATCGGCACGTTTTTTAAGGGTAGCCAAAGCCAAACTAatgggcacgctttaaaagcgtggcgatatgtCTACTTTTTGGCATGCTTTTAAGCGTGGTAATAGATAAAAGCATGGTGAAAaataaagcgtgccaatagatcGACAAAAGCATGACGATAGAACAACCCGCACCCTggcagatgtgaccctttcaaaagcgtgacAATAGCTCAAAAAGCATGGCAAaaagctatcggcacgcttttttgcacttttcggcacgctttaaaagcgtggcaaaaggcttattttcttgtagtgcgaTGCCTAAATCCCTCATCAGTCTCCCAATGAACTAACAAGGCTGTTGAGCATGCTAATGAATGGTAGGAAGCAGCATCATCGCCATAGACGGAGGCACCTAGTTGGAGTTTGGAACCATGATGAACGACTAGTTCGCTAAACCCGCAACCTATGATGTCACCGGAGTGATCAGGGTAGAGGGAGAAGATCCAGAAGTCCCGAAGGTACCGGAAGAAACCCTCCCTTTACCTTGACGACAGCTACGATCATGACCAGCATCCTGATCCGGCAAACCTCTACCTGTCGTCATGTCCAAAATAGCATACTAATTAACAGAAATTCAGAACAACAAATCAATGCTATTCAACAGTAAGTTCAACATTAAGTCAATGCTATTCAAACACATTTCAGCAAattcaacacaaattcaacaTATTCAATACAAAATCAGCAGCATTATCTATCAATTTCGTCAATTTCCAACACTTTCAGCAATATAACACAAACTAATAATCCTAAAACTAACCTATCTTAACCTCCTAAACTCAATATACTTGGCAAATTCCACCCTATTGCATGGCATAGCCAAAGGCATAAGCACATGCTTATTAAagcatcaatatcatcatcacaGAAACTATAGACCCATCCTAAATTTTCAATTCAACGATAAATTCAATATACTTGGCAAAAGAACAAAAATTTTACAGCAACAAAAGATTTAGCTAAGTCATTTTTTAAGCaaaacaacaacaaattcaaccaaatttcagtaattatttaataaaacaaattgTCTTTTAACATCAGTTCATTCAAATTCAGCATATTCAATACAAAATCAATAGCATTATCCATCAATTCAGTCAATTTTCAACACTTTCAGCAATATAACACAAACTAATAATTCTAAAACTAACCTATCTTAACCATCTAAAAtccattaaaataaaaagattaactttaactaaattaactaactaaaattagAATAATGAAACAACTAACCAAAACATAATTTGAATCAGAAAGAAAAAGAGTCTAAAGAAACCTGGAATGCAGAGTTAGGAGATAACTAAGAAAAGGTGAAGATGAAGCAGCATTATGACGCTATCGGAGCTAgaggaagcaaaaggatggtcgCCGAAGGCTGGAAAAGTCACCGAAGGCTGGTGGGCAGCGACAGCGCGATGATGGTGGGGTGACGGTGGTTTAACGGTGcaaggagaaaggagaagaggggaagaaggagaagaagggaggTGTCGGCGGTGGGTTGACAACGATGGAGAGGAAGCTGTGACGGTGGTGGCGGTGGCAGATGGTGGTGAGTGAGAGAGTGGGTGAATCTGAAATGAGGGGGGAAGATGGTTCGTGATTTGAATTTACGTCAtgttaccatcggatttactGTTGAAAAAATCTGACGATAAACAGTTGCGGGTCACCAAAACGCAGCGTTTAACTAATTATTGTTATCGTCGGatccaatttaatttttttctccaaATATTAATTACTGGCGGATTTACCGTTAGAAACTAAAATCCTCCGGTAATTACTTAATCTTACGAATTCAACGTTGTTACCAACAATAAATCTGCCGCTATTCTGTGATGCTAAATCCAACAGTAAACTCGACagtactcaacatttttcttataGTGATATATTATacaaatttgtaacaaaaattttaatttttaaattaattaatatatattttatacaagtagcttatttaatatatagttgatttttataataataataataataataataataataataataataataataataataataatccgtTTGTTATAACTCAGTTTAAAAGAAACCTATGAACTTGGAATCCAAACAAAGTCAAATAACCACGTGCCAATCTAAAATCAACGCAAAAATTTTTCTGCAAATTTCTCTAAACAAACCCAAATGGATTGCTAAAACGCAGTTACTAAATAATTAgctaaaattctttaaaatagtTACGAAAATACTAATAATCGCTCCAAAatacaataattttataaatacaaCTTACTCATTAGATTAGAGGTACGTGATTAACTTTGAATATTATTTTTACGTATTACTTGACACTCTTATTGACTTGAATATTAGAGTATCGTTGCAGGTGTTTATTGCCACTGTTCTTAAAAGAGCCGACATATAACTCATCCACCCTAAAAAAAAGTGAGTTCGAACGTCGATTAAAAAGAGCTCTATTTTAGAATTGGCCACTCACTCCgggaacaataataataatatctttcgCTGGCCGTGCATAATGCATGTTGTTGCTCACATATTATATAAACTCAGAAATAATGATATTTTCAAATTTCTACCCATGAAAACAATATTATTGAAGGATTTGTTTATAATCTACGGACATTTAGCCTTTTGCTTGCTTGCCAACTTTATCCCTTTTCCATAATTTaggttattaataaatttaaataaagataaatcaGCCAATGAAAATGAGTTAAAATGGAATTATAATTTGTTCGTAGCTAAGGGAATGTAAACACTTGGATTTGCACATGTAATCAAACAAAACCATGTTTGGATAGGACTAATTATTGGATATACCTTGAAATACGTGCACGCAAGGCCAACTATGCCAAAGCAATTTTGTCTAGCTTGCACTACCTTTAATTCTCCAAAAACACCTGTGACACTtcctttatttaaattttataaagagATTTACGTGTAAATGTATAATAATCCAACCACTAAATCGGATCCCCACACAAATAGTTCAACTACGTACATTCTAAagaatatagataaacataataaacataagcataattatTAGAAACAAGTGTATGTCATGAAGAACATGCAATAATTAGTGTGTAACAAGAAACATATAAAAAAGCAAAGGAAAAGAGTACTGCTCATATATAAAATTGGTGCCGAACACACCTAAAAGCAAAGGGAAAGAGAAAAAATGTCCATACAAACATAAAAGCAAGTTGAAGAATGAAGGTGACTAGTGGAACTTAAATAGGATATCACGATAGAAATAACGAAGCATAAGAATGAACATCATTATATCGCAATTTTCATGTGTGCTTGTCTTTTGTTTCTTATCTAAAAGAAGATAATTAGCTTTCTCATATTCcacttttatctttctttttttcctaGCGCCCCTTTAATGTGATAGGGGAGGGATGATCGTAGGGCTACCTCTAATTAACTTTTGTGGTAGTATTATATATATTCTCTTCTATGCTATTGCTAGCTAtagattaaatttaatttaattagttgtTAACCAAATCACATTTAGGGATCGCAAGAGGCATAATGAGGAATCCAATGAAAAATTGCTAGTTATTCCGGAAGTATTACTATTACGTCtattgtaattgtaattatttttttttaaaaattagaggtcctaattttgaagaaaaatcacAATATAATGTCCAGTTTTATAGCAAGATTCCAAGTTTGAATATTTTcctttgtatgtatgtatgtataaatCAATGTGAATGAGATAGATGCTTATGATATTGTCTAAGAGCTGAGCAAGCTGCTCATCACGCGGATTATTCAATTTTGTGTCGGCATTCGTTTTTGTGACGAAAGAAGACAAATGAACAAGGACAACCCAAGAATAATAACACGCTAATTAATGAGCATGGTGCATggattaaattaaagaaaatccTAGTACCACAGCTAGGGTTTGTTTACTTAAGCaatccaaaattaataattaattataaaatttactatttttttcctgtcatttgcttttatcgttgtatatatataatatataaaaatctaaaatatttgGTATTAATATTTGGGAGCTACTGAGGTAAAAacgtctaaaatatttttttaaaaatatttttaataattaaaatttaatacatatatataatcgattaaattatgttatttttgtcaaaagtAGGCCAAATAAATTAATTGGACCGAAAAAAATAGTGAATAAATCTTAAActggtataaattaatattattttttataaaaataactacaatccctttattataaaaaatgactaaaatacttttattatatatgttaattttgagaattctaaattttAGCTCTTTACTTTTCTACCGTCATAgagttaggatttagaattttcaaaatatatatataataggagtattttagttaatttctataataaaaatattgcagtcattttctataaaaataatattaatttagactattcaaaatttaatacattattttttcggttaaattaatttgtctgctctaattttgacaaaaataacacagtttaattgattatatatgttaaattttaattattaaaaaatatttaaaaaaaagacgtGTCAGACAAATGACTCCTTTAAtggatttttattaaaatataatataaaattcacAGCTGAACACCGAATCAAATAAAAAGTACTAAGTTAATTATAAGGAAAAAATAGTGTAATACAATAAAATTCTTAATAATAATATTCAAATATTATTGGTAAAATCAATTGTGACTGTTAAAATAGGAAAAGGGACTGTACAGATGGGAGAAAAGGTTGGTGTGGTGCGTGCGGTGGAGactaaatagagagaaaagacaTTGCACCTTCGACAAAGATTTTGCAGTTTGCAATGATAAAGCCATATCAATACCTAGCTATATAGCAATAATGCATGCCTACCTACCTTATTCTGGTCATTCCCTCATCATATCCTCATTAGTTTAATTAATACACTGTACTATTTTATCAATGCAATGTTCTTATTTGGATAATAAGAACATGGAAACCAGTGCGGAATTATAATCAATTGATTGTTTCCATGCCTTTGAGTTTTCCTAATCTTAATTGTTCGAAATTTAGAGCTCAAGAGATCAAGAGTTTACGGcaatatgaatttttaattttaatttgtagaAATTTAGGCCATGTATTTAatagttttattttcatttcttttcctTTAAAAGGAAACGAAAAATGAAAGTATGTATTTGATTAGTTTTTCCCCACTATATGTTAGTCATAAAACAGTTGGTTATATATATAAGTACTTGTTCTAATATCATGTCAAAAATTATACAATTTTATTACGTTACTAACAAAATATCTATCAACTACTACTAACTATTATTTATGATTATATTTAATGAAAATGTCTttataaatgtgtttcttttttatagctgtgtctaataaaaatatctttataaatatatCTAGTAATATATCTtcttatatatgtgtttaaaatataataattaattattattaataataaattgataGATAGTATATTGATACCCtatactttttcaaaactatATTTCTTACAAATTTAAAGAGTTAGATATATAAAGATACATGAGTAATAAATGAGTGTTGACTTGTATAGtatcatttttaattaattttacatCTTATTGAATTGTGattaaacaaaaaacaaaactgAAATATTTTCAATTAGCTAGGGCCCATGTTTGCTTAAAGGTTTCAAATTAATTTCACGTCATTTACACCGTTTTGATTCTAGAATAACACCCCTAAAAAATTACTATTTGATAGAATCTTGCTTTTGTTCGCGTTTTAATTAGATTCCAATAATTTTACCGAAGAAACAAACGTTGGAATGACATGCTTTAGATTTGACCTTTTTGTTAACTTTGTACACAAATTCAAGAAAACTTAATTAAAGTATCCGAACACTTGAAGTCACTGCGAGAATAACTATATATCATCCTCACAAAATGACTAATAATGGAGTTGTTGACGGTTTTATCAAGTCATTTTTTGGTCAATGATCGAATCCTTAACCAAGTATTTTCCGTTGACCTAATTAgtttatatatgaattttttcaACGCACTAGGCATCATGGcgagaaaaagaaaatggataTAGAATTGAAAGTTAACTGTGAAGCTAAGTAAAGTTGGATGCTTCATGAAAAGGTTATTCCAATATATAATAACTCAATAGAGTGTGTAATATTATTTATTGGagtaaagtaataaataaattttgagaatttatattttaaatatattagtctccaaaaaaaattattaataaaattttttatatttattattttaaaaaattttattaatattttttaagaattaatttatctaaagtataaattattagaaatttatttatcactttattttatttatttatagcaACCTTcaatgacatctttaaagatacaCCTAAAATAAACTACTCTCTTTTGCTATCAAACTTCAATTTCTTTCCACTTTCACCGCACCCTTTTCTACAAAAGTTCATCTACCCTCTTCCTCTTCTATATATACGTAGTTTAATTAATCTAAGTAAGACTACTACCAAGTAAGCAGtgtcattttcttaataaaatagTACAGAATTGATTACGCATGACTTATTATAATTAGCTGTATCCCTTTCTTTTTATCTTGAATAATAATGAGCTATATTAAACTTCAACTTTTCGtatcaaaatatatattagcTAGACACAGACCAATAAACCCATCGAACGAAGATTACTTCCTGAAATGGTATAAGTATAAAATACATGCAATATAATGATCAATAATACCGAATCAAACACCACACGGATAAGATGGTTTAAGTGATTGGCTTGGATATGTCGAATTAAATTgctcaaattaaattttagacgTCTCATCCTCTACTAAAGGCTCTAAATACATACACAACGTATAACTACCAAAAAAGAAAGCTTTGTAATAAAAGCCTCAAACATGCCACGTGGATACGAAGATGcaatagaaaaagaaatatttttttaagagcaaataattattattaacgcACTCCTTTTTTTCCTTCAACTATATGGTATGATATTTATATTATGTGAATTTTACATTCTATATTAACCCGGCTAGCCTATCTAATGATAGAAGAGAATGAATTAAAGTAAAGTGAGTAAACAATAATTTGATGGATATGATGGTGATGAGTTGCATTTATATATAGAGTTGTTTTCTAAATTATGGGAAGTGGTAGCACCTTTTGTGTCCCACTTTAAGATAAAGCAAAAGCAAGTAGCTAGCAAGGGAGAAGGGGAAatagaggaaagaaaagaaaataaaagaaaagaaaagagaagggaaaaataagaagaggaaagggaagaaagaaagagaaagagaaagagcaaaaaaagaaaagatagaaagaaaGACAAAAGGGTGGGTTGTGACTTGTATTGAAGAGTCGtcgatgatgattattgaaagaaagaggaagagtagCAGGGGGGAGTGTAGCAGCATAGCGTTTTAATTTCCCCCTACCCTATATAGCTTAGCATCGATGGTACAAAAGTAAGAAGCCCTTCTTTAATTTGGAGAGAACAACTACTATAGCTTTagggaagaaaagaaagagagcacGGGGTAAAGggaaatatcttttcttttttttttttttatttgtaagaaaCGATTAAGAGATCTTAATGAATAGAGGAGGTGGTGTGGTTGAGCAAATGATGGGTTCCGGGAACCCTAACTGCTGGAACTCTCCTTCTTCTGATTTCTTGTCATACTCCTCCACTACTAATACTCCTTCTTCATACACCAACTTTTTTCTGAATCCACCACCACCATATGTACCTCATCCTCCCACTTCTTACTGGCATGAACATGAGCATGAGCATCACAATAATACTAATCCAGAGCTTCCCGGCGACTCATGGACTCACCTAATCATGTATGTAATCAACTCTCTCGATTTCTTGCATGCATGATCCATGATCTGTCTTCTGATTATTACttgctattctttttttttttttttggatccaGGAGTGGAGGAGTGGtgggagaagaagagaatggTAGAGGTATATGGCAGCATCATGCATCAGAGCTTGATGATGTGAAGCAAGAAAGGTCCGTAGAGAGCAGTTATGTGTACGGTGATGGAAGTGCAGGGAAACCTAACTGGTCTCACAATCAGATGATACTGCTTCCTCctaatgcttcttcttcttccaattcTACTTCACCCAAATCATCATGTGTCACCTTCACCACCAGCATCTTGGACTTCTCCACCCAGCCCACGcttcctccacctccacctccacctccacctccatctTCCGccgaggtatatatatatatatacactaacaAACACAATATTCCTTTATCTTATGTTGAACTTGTAATAATTGCTGcgcaaattaaattttattttatgatgaTAACTTTAGACTTCACTAATTAAGAAGACAATTTTCAGTTTAAGCCATTCAATTTGCCAACCGAAAAGCTTGGCCATGGGACCTCcaactccttttttttttttgtcttaaaaagaaattagaataattaatatCATCAACGGGTTCCATTATTCTTTCTTCATTCAAATTAAATCATACACTTGTATTTAGTATTTACTAGCTATACAATTCGTTCTGAAGAAAATTCGTGTGTTTGTATAGTGCAATAGCATCGCAGGTGGTGGAGCATCGAAGAAAGCTAGGGTTCAACAGTCGACGTCTTCGTCGACGTTCAAGGTAAAGAACAACATATGTAgctaagaaaaaaaagtaaaagagaatTAGAAGACAGATAGATACTTCCAATCCAATTCCCTCCTGAATACAATAGAAGGAAGCACGTCATGCATGTGGCATGTGGGTGGTTACTGCAACCGAAGAATAATCAGCACAAAACAAACACAACAATATAACCAACTTTATGATTAGCATGTGCCTCCCTGCTAACTCTGATCTCCGATTCAGTTATTTCATATTTGTTCTCACCAATTTCAGGTTAGGAAGGAGAAGTTAGGTGACAGAATCGCAGCTCTCCATCAACTCGTTTCCCCATTTGGAAAGGTATGTTAACACCCTCACCTCTAGCTACCTACTTTACTCAATTCAATTTAAATACGCATAAACTTAGTTATTTATACTTTGtatttaagtatttattttatataataattaatttaatgactaTTTTTACTGTAAATGTAgcatatataattcataaaaattaaagacaaattaaACCATACGTTTTGCTCTTGCAATTGCAATCTACCCCTAAGCCTCTTTTATATATCTCAATTAACTTAACAACATCTAATTTATTTTCTAGACCTGAAAAAATAGACACTTTTTAATTAGGCAGCAATACAAAGAAAAGATGGATGCATGAGAAAGTAGTAGTGGGAACAGTGTGATGATAAGTGGTATATATGTTGTTAACTTTTGCAGACTGACACTGCGTCTGTCTTATTAGAAGCTATTGGGTATATCAGATTCCTTCAGAGTCAAATTGAGGTGATGTTATgttccttctctcttcttttttcataACAACCACGCACGAGAGTCAGAGATGCATCATGGCACGCTGTTAAAGGTGCCCCATTTGCACGTTGCTCTTCCTTTACTAGTTATCGAAGTTCTAAAAATTCTGTATACATTGCTGCTGCATGTTCTCCTTTTCCCCCGTGGATGATGCAGGCCCTTAGCTTACCTTACTTGGTCAATGGATCACCAAACATGAAACACCAAAATCCTGTAATATCCCATTTCTCTGCTTACTTTCTTGCCACATAGATATAAAGCTAACGCTCTTTCATTTTTCTCCCTTCCCAATGTAACATAACATGATAATGCAGCTGCTTTCTGCTATACTATACTCTCTTCTTACATGTGCACCACTAGCACATGCCAATTAATATGCCTAATTATGTGCTACTAATTGACTAATTATACTGTAATTATTTGATGCTAGGTTCAAGGAGAGAAGAGTTGTTTATTCCCTGAAGATCCCGGTCAGGTATATATGCTATGCTTTTCCTTGGATCATTCACTCTTTGAGGGGTTTTTTTGCACTTGTAAAATAACCTACCATGCTTCAACTTGCATAATTCTATTATtaaatgaataaagtagtagacaAGAAAAGAGAATTTTAATGTCACCAGCTTTAGcagataaaataatattattctaacATATGAATCACGCACGCACAAGTTGCTTTCCTATAATATAGTACTGATTTGAAAATTGAGAATGTAAAGTTTGGAGGTTCATTATCAAATTCTCGTTGATTTTATAATAACTTTCTAGTTGCATTGTAATGTAGCTGCTGAATGAAAACTGCTTGAAGAAGAGGAAAGCAACTACTCAGCAGGAGGTAAatgttaataaatattaaatagtagAGGAAACCACTATATATTTCGGCACCAAAAACGTTGGATTTTGACAAATGACCATCAAAAGATTAAATGACAAACTTATCCCCAAAGATATACTCATAATGGAATGTTATATGCTTGTatgtagtatattttttttaactatccCTCACTGACTGTTGTTAATTAATTAGGGTTCCCAGCATCAAGAAGAAGCAAAGAAGGACCTGAGGAGTAGGGGGTTGTGTCTGGTTCCAGTGTCATGCACACTGCAAGTTGGAAGTGACAATGGAGCTGATTATTGGTCTCCTGCTTTTGGTGCTGGAGGATTTCGATAGATCCATCTAGCTGCTACTCTGATCTCTGCTATAATTTATCGGgggtaacatatatatatatatatacaaacatatGTATATGGAACCACGTTGAGACGAAAATTCATGAATTTGTACAACATCACGAGCAGTCAATCT
This genomic window contains:
- the LOC112790234 gene encoding uncharacterized protein isoform X2, with the protein product MNRGGGVVEQMMGSGNPNCWNSPSSDFLSYSSTTNTPSSYTNFFLNPPPPYVPHPPTSYWHEHEHEHHNNTNPELPGDSWTHLIMSGGVVGEEENGRGIWQHHASELDDVKQERSVESSYVYGDGSAGKPNWSHNQMILLPPNASSSSNSTSPKSSCVTFTTSILDFSTQPTLPPPPPPPPPPSSAEVRKEKLGDRIAALHQLVSPFGKTDTASVLLEAIGYIRFLQSQIEALSLPYLVNGSPNMKHQNPVQGEKSCLFPEDPGQLLNENCLKKRKATTQQEGSQHQEEAKKDLRSRGLCLVPVSCTLQVGSDNGADYWSPAFGAGGFR
- the LOC112790234 gene encoding uncharacterized protein isoform X1 — its product is MNRGGGVVEQMMGSGNPNCWNSPSSDFLSYSSTTNTPSSYTNFFLNPPPPYVPHPPTSYWHEHEHEHHNNTNPELPGDSWTHLIMSGGVVGEEENGRGIWQHHASELDDVKQERSVESSYVYGDGSAGKPNWSHNQMILLPPNASSSSNSTSPKSSCVTFTTSILDFSTQPTLPPPPPPPPPPSSAECNSIAGGGASKKARVQQSTSSSTFKVRKEKLGDRIAALHQLVSPFGKTDTASVLLEAIGYIRFLQSQIEALSLPYLVNGSPNMKHQNPVQGEKSCLFPEDPGQLLNENCLKKRKATTQQEGSQHQEEAKKDLRSRGLCLVPVSCTLQVGSDNGADYWSPAFGAGGFR